Proteins from one Panthera leo isolate Ple1 chromosome D1, P.leo_Ple1_pat1.1, whole genome shotgun sequence genomic window:
- the PPP1R14B gene encoding LOW QUALITY PROTEIN: protein phosphatase 1 regulatory subunit 14B (The sequence of the model RefSeq protein was modified relative to this genomic sequence to represent the inferred CDS: inserted 1 base in 1 codon; deleted 1 base in 1 codon): MLQLPPGAPAAALXRGAARSPARELTRASGPEPAGGRPGGGGAGRGPTAHVAPAAAMADSGPAGGAALAAPAPGPGSGGPGPRVYFQSPPGAAGEGPGGADDEGPVRRQGKVTVKYDRKELRKRLNLEEWILEQLTRLYDCQEEEIPELEIDVDELLDMESDDTRAARVKELLVDCYKPTEAFISGLLDKIRGMQKLSTPQKK; the protein is encoded by the exons ATGCTGCAGCTgcccccgggcgcccccgccgccgccc GCCGCGGAGCAGCGCGGAGCCCAGCCCGCGAGTTAACCCGAGCCAGCGGCCCGGAGCCAGCCGGCGGGCGTCCCGGAGGCGGCGGCGCAGGGAGGGGCCCGACG GCGCACGTGGCCCCGGCGGCCGCCATGGCGGACAGCGGCCCCGCGGGGGGCGCGGCGTTGGCAGCCCCGGCCCCTGGGCCGGGCAGTGGTGGCCCAGGGCCCCGCGTCTACTTTCAGAGCCCCCCTGGGGCTGCAGGCGAGGGCCCAGGCGGCGCGGACGACGAGGGCCCAGTGAGGCGCCAAGGGAAGGTCACGGTCAAGTACGACCGCAAGGAGCTACGGAAGCGCCTCAACCTGGAGGAGTGGATCTTGGAGCAGCTCACTCGCCTCTACGACTGCCAG gaagaggaaatacCAGAGTTGGAGATTGATGTGGATGAACTCCTGGACATGGAAAGTGATGATACCCGGGCTGCCAGGGTCAAG GAGCTGCTGGTTGACTGTTACAAACCCACCGAG GCCTTCATCTCTGGCCTGCTGGACAAGATCCGGGGCATGCAGAAGCTGAGCACACCCCAGAAGAAGTAA